CTTTTCCAGGGGGTTACGGACCTCGCGCCCGGCGCGGTCAGAGCCGCTCGCCGCGGCCGCCGTCTTTCTCGCCATCGCCGCGGTCCCAGCCGCCGCGCTCCATCCAGCGGTGCCGCCAGCCTTCACCACCGAACCGGCCGCGGGTGAGCATCGAAAGCCGCCGCTTCTGGCCCTCGTCCAGCGTCTTGTACAGGGGGTCGGCGGCGTCCGCGATCTTGCGCATCGCCGCGGCGGAAGCCGTCATGTCGTCGGCGCGCTGGCGCAGCCGCGCCACCGGATCCTCCGCCTTCTGGTCCTGGGCGTCATCGGTGGCCTTCATCCGGGCATTGGCCCGGTCGAGCCGCAGCTTGGCGAAATCCCGCACCGCGCCTTCGACCGGCGGCCACAATTTCTCCTGATCGGCGTTCAGCTTCAGACCGGCATGGACCGCGGCGATCCGCGCGTCGACGAAGGCTGCCCGGTCCTCCGCGCTGAAGTGGTGATGGTGGAACCAGGGCCGGTGCTGGGCATAGACCGCGGTCGAGCCGGCAATGGCCAGGGCGGCAATGGCGGCGATGGTGAATTTCCTCATACGAACCTCCGTCGGAAAAGGTCGGCCGATGATGGACGCACACCAGGACGCTCTCAACTTACAGTTTGGACAGGGCGCGCCCTCTTACCGAAATGTAATGCCGCGTCGTTCATCGAATATTCAGATCATGCCGAGCAGCCGCGGCAGCCACAGCGAGATTTCCGGCACATAGGTGATCATGCCGAGGAACACCAGCATGGCGCACAGCCACGGCAGCACCGCGATGGTGATCTCGCTGATCCCCATCTTGGCGATACTCGAGGCGATGTAGAGATTGAGGCCGACAGGCGGATGGCACAGCCCGACCTCGGTATTGACGATCATGAGGATGCCGAGATGCACCGGGTGCACGCCGAGCTTGGTCGCGAGCGGATAGAGGATCGGCGCCATGATCAGCAGGATCGATGACGGGTCCATCACGTTGCCGGCGAGCAGCAGGATGACGTTGACGACCAGAAGGAACATCCAGATCGAGAAATTCTTGTCGATGATCCAGGCCGCCATGGTCTGCGGGATCTGTTCATGCGTCATCAGGAACGAGAACAGCACCGCGTTGGTGATGATGTAGAGCAGCATCGAGCTCATGCTCGCCGCCTGCAGCAGCACCTTCGGCACGTCGGTAAGCTTCAGCTCCTTGTAGATGAAGACGGTGATGCAGAACGCATAGACCGCGGCGACTGCGGCCGCTTCCGTCGGCGTGAAGACGCCGCCATAGATGCCGCCCAGCACGATGCCGATCAGCAGCAGGCCCCACAGGCTTTCGCGAAACGCCTTGAACTGCTGGCCGATGGTCGCCCGCTTCATCCGCGGATAGCCGTTGCGCCAGGCCACGAACCAGGTCACGGCGGCGAGCATCAGCGCGAGGATGATGCCGGGCACGATGCCCGCCATGAACAGCGCCCCGATCGAGGTGTTGGTGGAGACGCCGTAGAGCACCAGGATGATCGAGGGCGGCACCAGGATGCCGAGCGCGCCCGACGTCGAAATCACGCCGACGCCGAAACGCTTGGGATAGCCGTACTCCACCATCGCCGGCATCATGATCGAGCCGATCGCGACCACGGTCGCGACGCTCGAGCCCGAGATCGCGGCGAACATCGCGCAGGCCGCGACGCCGGCGAGCCCGAGGCCGCCCGGCAGATGGCCGACCAGCGAGGTGGTGAACGCGATCATGCGCCGCGCCACCCCGCCCCGGGTCAGGAAGGTGCCGGCGAGGATGAAGAACGGGATCGCCATGATCCCGAAATTGTCGAGGCCGGAAAACAGCTTCAGGCCGACGCTCTCGATAGGCACTTCCGTCATCGTGAACAGGAAGGTGAGCACGGTCAGGCCGAGCGAGATCGAGATCGGCATGCCCGTCAGCATCAGGGCAAACAAGAGGCCGAAGATCAGGGCCGCACTCATCACGCTTCTCCGAGCGCGATCGGCGCGTTCTTGCTTGTTTCGATGCCCTCGACATGCGTGGCATCATGATGCGGCAGCTCGTCGGTCCAGAAGTAGGCCCACATCACCTGCAAAAAGCGGAAGCACATCAGATAGGAGCCGAGCGGAATGCAGGCATAGACCAGCCAGCTCGGCAGTTCGAGGTCGGGCGACACCTGGTCGGTGTGCATCAGCTCGATCACGAACTTGGCGCCCATGGTGCCGACGATCGCGGTGAACAGCGCGCCACCCGCGAGCCCGAACAGGATGGTAGCCTTGCGCCAGCGGTCGTTGAGGCGGTTGATCAGGACGTCGACGCCGACATGGATGCCGGTGCGCACGCCGTAGGCCGCGCCGAACTTGGCCATCCAGATGAACATGTAGATGCACAGTTCCTGCGACCAGGCGAGGTTGATCTGGAACAGGATCGGATAGAGCAACGGCACGTCCACCAGGAAACGGTGGGCCACGGCGATGAAGGTGATCACGGTCGCGGCGCCCATCAGGGACGCGATGATGATCTCCTCCAGCCGGTCGAGAATGCGCAACAGCATGCGTGTCCCCTACGCCAGCCGGGCGGTTGCGAGCCGCCCGACCATGTCCCCTCTTTTCGCGAATTCGACGCGCGCTGGCCCTAGTTCATCGGACCTCGGCCGGTCTCCTTCAGGAATTCGTCGATCAGGGGCTGGCCGACGCGCGAGGCGACATCCTTGTAGACCGGCATCATCGCCTTGCGCATCGCCTCGTCCTGTTCGGGCGAAAGCGAAATGATCTCGGTCTTGCCGGCCTTCTTGATCGCATCCAGCGCGTCGTCGTTTTCCTTCGCCGACTGGTTGTTGCCGTACTCGGTGGCTTCCTTCATCGCTTTGGCGAGCTGGTCGCGAACGTCGCCCGGCAGGCCGTCCCAGAACTTCTTGTTCACGACCACGACGTAGCCGATATAGCCGTGGTTGGTGACGGTGGCGTATTTCTGCACCTCGTGCATCTTCTGGGTGTAGATGTTGGACCAGGTGTTCTCCTGCCCGTCGACGACGCCGGTCTGCAGCGCCTGGTAGACTTCGGAAAACGCCATCACCTGCGGAATCGCGCCGAGCGCGCGGAACTGCGCTTCCAGCACCTTCGACGACTGGATGCGGAATTTCAGGCCCTTGTAGTCGGCCGGCGAAAGCAGCTTCTTGTTGGCGCTCATCTGCTTGAAGCCGTTGTCCCAATAGGCCAGTCCCGTCATGCCCTTCGAGTCCAGGAGCTTGAGCAGCTTGGCGCCGAGCGGGCCATCGGTCACCTTGCGCAGCGTCTTGAGGTCCGGAAGGATGTAGGGCAGATCGAACACCTCGAATTCCCTGATGCCGATCGGGCCGAATTTCGAATTCGACGGCGCGAGCATCTGCACGGCCCCGAGCTGCAGCGCCTCGAGCTCTTCCTTGTCCTTGTACAGCGTGGAGTTCGGATAGACTTCGACCTTGACCTTGCCGTTGGTGTACTTCTCAGCCAGCTCCTTGAACTTGTCGGCCGCCTTGCCCTTCGGCGTGTCTGCGGCGACGACATGGCTGAACTTGATCACGATGGGCGTCTGCGCCGACGCCGGTCCGATCAGGGTGAGCGCCGCAATCGAAGCAGCAGCCAGGATCAATCTTCGCATGGTTCCTCCCGCGTAAGCGAGACGTGCGCCTAAAGCCGGCGCCGCCCCCGGTGTTCTCAGTCACCTGCACCAATACAGAGAAGCCGCCGGGAATGCCATTGCCCCTTTAGCAGGGGTGTTTTCGTCCCTTGCTGCAACGCAAAACGCGGCGCTGGCGGGCGCCGCGTCCTGATTTCCAACTTCGTAGGTTGGGCAAAGGCGCGACTGCGCCGTGCCCACCATCTCGCGTTGACCGGCAATGGTGGGCACGCTTTCGCTTTGCCCACCCTACGCAACAATGGTTTCAATCGCGCCCCGGATTGATGGCTCGCGCGATCAGCCCGCGACCTTGGCCGCCGGAACGCCGTCGCGCTGCCGCTTCATGACGATCTTGTTCAGCGCACCGAGATACGCCTTGGCGGAGGCCACCAGCGTATCCGGATCGGCCGCGCGCGCCGTCATCGAGCGGCCCTCATGAGCGAGCCGCACCGACACCTCGGCCTGCGCGTCGGTGCCCTCGGTCACCGCATGGACCTGGTACAATTCGAGCTTGGCCTCGTGTGGCACCAGGCGCTTGATGCAGTTGAAGACCGCATCGACCGGGCCGTTGCCTTCGGCCTCCTCGATCCGGATCTGGCCATCGACATCGAGCTTCATGGTGGCGCGCTGCGGCCCGTGGGTGCCGGCGATCACCGTCAGCGAGGTCAGCTTGATCCGGTCATGGGAGGCGGCGATCTCCTCGTCGAGCAGCGCCTCGATGTCCTCGTCGTAGATGTCCTTCTTGCGGTCGGCGAGCGCCTTCATCCGCACGAAGGCGTCCTCGATCTGGTTGGCCCCTAACTTGTAGCCCATCTCCTCCAGCTTGTGCACGAAGGCGTGGCGCCCCGAATGCTTGCCCAGCACCAGCGAGGACTGCTTCAGGCCGACCATCTCGGGCCGCATGATCTCGTAGGTCGAGGCATCCTTCAGCACGCCGTCCTGGTGGATGCCGCTTTCATGCGCGAACGCGTTGCGGCCGACGATCGCCTTGTTGTACTGCACCGGGAACGAGGTCGCCGCCGACACCAGCTTCGACGCCGCGGTCAGCCTGGTGGTGTCGATCCTGTTCCACCAGGGAAAGCGGTCGTTGCGCACGTTGATCGCCATCACGATCTCTTCGAGCGCGGCGTTGCCGGCGCGCTCGCCGATGCCGTTGACGGTGCACTCGACCTGTCGTGCGCCGCCGGCGATGCCGGCCAGCGAATTGGCGACCGCCATGCCGAGGTCGTTGTGGCAATGGACCGAGAAGATCGCCTTGTCGGAGTTCGGCACCCGCTCGATCAGCGTGCGCATGAAGTGGGTATATTCCTCCGGCACCGTGTAGCCGACGGTATCGGGAATGTTCACCGTGGTGGCGCCGGCCTTGATCACGGCCTCGACGATCCGGCACAGGAAATCCATCTCGCTGCGGGTGCCGTCCTCGGCCGACCACTCGACGTCGTCGATCTGGTTGCGGGCGCGGGTGACGTTGGCGATCGAGGTCTCGATCACCTGCTCCGGCGTCATGTTGAGCTTGACCTTCATGTGCAGCGGCGAGGTCGCAATCACGGTATGGACGCGGCCGCGCTTGGCGAACTTCACTGCTTCCGCGCAACGGTCGATGTCCTTCGGATGCGCGCGCGAGAGCCCGGCGATGACCGCGTTCTTGGAGCGGCGGGCGATCTCGCTGACCGCCTGGAAATCACCTTCCGAGGTGATCGGAAAACCGGCCTCGATGACGTCGACGCCCATGTCGTCGAGCATCTCGGCGACCTCGAGCTTTTCCTCGAACGTCATGGTCGCGCCCGGGCACTGCTCGCCGTCGCGCAACGTGGTGTCGAAAATGATGACGCGGTCCTTCTCGGACTTGCTGGCTTTAGTCATTGCTGAAAACTTCCTTTGGGTCGTGCGCCTTAGTTCACTGGGCGCTGAAGGGTTTGTGATCTCGTCGAACCCCCTGAGTGCCCAGGCGCGACGCGCCCAGACGGCCCTCAGGGGCCGATAAGAAGCAGAAGCCCGCCAATCAGGAGGGTGGACGCAGCCGGAATCGCGGGGGCGGCTTCGGCCGTCCCACCCCAAATTCCGATCTTTTCGCTGCGAATCAGCATCTTCCGAACCCTTTTGGAGCGAAATCCTCGGTCAAAACCGTTACCGGTTGGTTGCCGGGATGCTTGCCCCGACGTCGTTCTAGACGAGAAAAGGCCAAAACCGCAACGCCAAAAGAAGGGCAGTGGCGCTGACCTAACGTCCACAAGTAAGCCGGCCGGTCAACCGGATGGGGTCGCTTTGGCGACCGAAAATTTCAGCGGATGGCCGGCCTGCTCAGCACAGACTTTCGCACGGCTCGCCAAGTCACGGGCGTGCGTCTCCGCATAGACGCCGCAACTGGCTTGCCCATCGTGATGAGCTTCGAGCATGATTTTGATCGCTTCGTCGCGAGACTTTCCAAAGACGCGCTCCAAGACGTTTACCACAAAGTCCATCGGGGTAACGTCATCGTTGAAGACGAGCACTTCCAGCATTCTCGATCTCCGAAGGGCTGCATCGGTCAAATGGTGTGGCCAACCGCCACAAACAAGCGGAGCCGGCTTGCTTCGGAGCTCCGCGCAGCTGTTGGACATAGGTCCGCCTTCCCGCGGCGCGTTTCACCCGGGTTGTGCATCAGGTCCCTCCTCAAAAGGAGGGCGCAGGGAAAGCCGGGTGCCGACTGCACCCGCAGCCTCGTATGCGAAGTGAGAAAAGCATACGAGTTAGTCACCACAGGTTCAGCCAGATCAACGCCGGCTCTCCCCGCACGAATGGTTTTAACGGTTTCCTTCGCGCTCTCCCCGGTGACCGGGCTTTCTTGCCACCGTCATCAGCGAGAGCTTGTCTCTCGCGAACTTGGCATCAGCGTCGGGATGCCAGGACCACACGACTTCACCGTCCGCAGATCAGCGCATTCGTCTTGTACGCCGCCCGCGTCCATCGCATCCCGCGCTCAACGTTCGTGACGATGCGCAACGCCCCTCTTGGCGAGTGCGGGACGCGCCGATTGAAGCCACTGATTTGCCCGACAAACCAAGCGGAATATTTTTCGCTTAAGGACTGGACGACCCAAATCGGCTTGATGCGCTTCACGTATTTCGATTTTGCGCGCACGTACCCCGGGCTAGCAGAATGTTGGAATCGGACCATTGGCGTCAGCCGAGCCGCGCTCGGTCCGGTCCGTGTGGCTGCGGTGTGAACCGCTGATCCGAGTTTCCCGCCGAAGCCGCCGCATCGCACCCGCCCGCTGCCGGCGCGCCACAGACTGAAACCCGGATATTGTCGATCACGATGCCGCGCGCGTCGATGAAAACGAGATTGGTGGCGCCGGGATTGAGCGGCTCGACCAGCACGGATCGATCGTCATCCGTGCGCACGTTGACGATGTGCGGATCGCCCACCAGCACGGTTTCGAAACTCTGATCCAGCATAAGCCGCGATGCCGTGCCGACCCTGAGCACGACCGCGCGGTCACCGCCCGGCGCGCTGACGTTCGCAATCAGAAGCAGGATCGCTGCGACGACAAGCTCGCGGAAGACCGCTTTCATGGCTGGACCGCTCGATCGTTGGATTCGCTCGGCGCGAAATCGATCGACACGAATGATCACACAACCCGGCCGGTCCGCGTGTGGGCTGGCTCACATCGAGCCGGGCAATTGACGGCCACGGCCGCCTGCGCTCGTGCCACTCTGCAACACGTCAGACCAAACGCGCCGGCGGGCCAACGATCAGAAGCAAAGGCTCAGCAGCTTGAGGTGGCATTCGCCGGCAGCCGCCTCGCGCTTCACCTCGCGCTTGACGACGCGCGGCTGCTTATCGACGACTGCGACCAGCGGCTCCTTGTCTTTCCGGCCCTTGATCCCCTTCGGCTGCTTCGGTTCGTAGTCGCCGGCAATCACCATTGCCCAATAGGTGCGGCGGCCCCTCGGGTCCCTGGCGCTGGCAATGCCGACGCGCGAGGCGTTGCGGAGCAGGAGGTTCTTGCGGTGCCCGCTCGAATTGATCCACTGGTCGAGCGTTTTCGGAAAATTCTCGTAGCCGTAGGCGATGTTCTCGGCGGCGGTGCCGGCGCGCGCCGGCGCGATCCGGGACGAGAACGAGCCGAGCACGCTGTGATCGAGCTTGTCGCTTGCCGCCATCGCCTTGGCCTGCTCCATCGCAATGCGATCGAGCGTGGCATCGCGCGTGACGCGTCCCTCGCCATGCTGGAGGCGAAAGCCCGAGATCAGCTCGGCGGGTGATGATTCGGCGGCAAACGCGGAAGGCGCGGCAAGCGCGAGCCAGAACCCCAGCATCAATGCCGCAGTGACCGGACGTGTCATCGCCCCAACTCTATGATCCCCAAGGAGGGCCCCCACCCTGGGGCCCCGACCCAGCTTTTGGGCCGACAATGCAGGCCTTTCGATGGCTACCGCCCGCGAGCGTGCGGCAGCGGTCCCTCGCCGCCCGACACCACCTGCGTACCAAGGCCGACCTGCCATCCAGAAACGAAGGTTGTGCATTGCAATATCGACGCTAAAACTCCTTTCAAATCAAATCCAAGAAGCAGTTGCGGAAGTTTCATCCACGTGGCCGACATCAATGCCGACGTCCCGATCCAGGTAGAGGTACCTCGACACCGCCCGATGGGATTCACCGAATTCGTCGTCGTGATCGCAGCGATCATGGCGCTGAATCCCCTGGCCATGGACATGATGCTGCCGGCGCTGCCGAACATCGGCGCGAGCTTTCACATCGATCTGGCCAACCGCCTGCAAGAAGTGCTGTCCGCGTTCCTGATCGGCTTCGGCGTCGGCCAGTTCATCATCGGACCCCTGTCGGATTCCTTTGGCCGCCGCCCGGTGCTGCTCGGCGGCATGGTGCTCTACGCGATCGCCAGTGTGCTGGCGGTGGCGGCGCCGACCTTCGAGACATTGCTGCTGGCGCGCGCGCTGGAGGGGCTCGGCACCTCGGCCACCCGCGTCATCGCGACCTCGATCGTGCGCGACTGCTATGCCGGCCGCCGCATGGCGAGCGTGGTGTCGCTCGCGATGATGGTGTTCATCGCGGTGCCCGTGCTCGCGCCCTCGTTCGGCCAGGCCGTGATGCTGATCACGCATTGGCGCGGCATCTTCGTGGCGCTGATGGCCTATGGCCTGGTGGCGCTGGTCTGGAGCTTCCTGCGGTTGCCGGAGACGCTGCCGGCTTCGGAGCGGAAGGCATTCTCGCTCTCCGAAGTGATCGACGCCTACCGGCAGACCGTGACGAACCGGCAGACGCTCGGCTATGCGGTGGCCGCCGGCGGCGTCCAGGGCGCGCTGTTCGCCTTCGTCTTCTGTTCGCAGCAGGTGTTCACCGGCATCTACAAGCTCGGACCCTATTTCCCCCTCGCCTTCGCCGCGGTGGCGATCGGCGTCGCCATCGCCGGCTTCCTGAACGCAAGGGTCGTCGGCCGCCTCGGCATGCGCGTGATGTCGCACAGCGCGCTGGTCGGCTTCCTCGCCGTCGCCGTGACCATGTTCGTGGCGGCGAAGCTTGGCGCGCTGCCGCTGGGATTGTTCATGGCGCTTGCGGCGCTGATGATGTTCGCCTTCGGGCTGATGGTTGCGAATTTCACGGCGCTGGCGATGGAGCCGCAGGGCCATATCGCGGGCACGGCGTCGTCGCTGTACGGAACGATCACCACGCTGTTAGGCATCGGGATCGGCGCCACGATCGGGCAGGACTACGATGGCACGCTGCTGCCGTTCGCCACCGGTTTCCTGCTCTGCACGCTGGCGACGCTCGCGGTTGTCGCGATCACGGAAAAGGGGCGGCTGTTTCGGCCACATCCGCAGCCGAAGGCGTGAGCCGCTACTCCAGTTTGCCCTTCTGCTTCTTCGGCTTGCGCACGGGCTTGCCCTCGTGCTCCAGCGCCTCGCGCACGGCCTTGAACTCCTCGAGCGAGGCCTTGTCGACGCGGGGATAGCGCAGGTTGAGGCCTTCCAGCGCCCGCACGATGGTGGCGCCGATCACCAGGCGCGCGAACCATTTGTGATCGGCCGGCACCACGTGCCACGGCGCCACCGCGCTCGACGTGTGGCGGACGATATCCTGATAGACCGCCTGATAGCGATCCCAGCGCGCGCGCTCGGTGACATCGTCCATCGAAAACTTCCAATTCTTCGAGGGCTCGTCGAGCCGGCCGAGGAAGCGCTTGCGCTGCTCCTCCTTCGACAGGTTGAGGAAAAATTTCAGGACAATGGTGCCCTGGCGGCTCAGATAGCGCTCGAATGACGTGATGTCCTCGAAGCGCTCGCGCCAGATGGCGTGGGTCATCAGTTTCGACGGGATCTTCTCCTTCGCCAGCAGTTCGGGATGCACGCGCGTTACCAGGCACTCCTCGTAATAGGAGCGGTTGAAGATGCCGATATGCCCGCGCTCGGGCAATGCGAGCACATTGCGCCAGAGGAAATCGTGGCTGAGCTCCCTGGTCGACGGCGCCTTGAACGGGGTCACCTCGCAACCCTGCGGATTGACACCTTCGAAGATCGCCTTGATCGCGCTGTCCTTGCCGGCCGCATCCATGCCCTGCAGGACCACGAGCACCGCCCAGCGGTCCTGGGCGTAGAGCTTGTCCTGGAAATCGGTGAGGCGCGTGCGCAGCGCGTCCAGAAGCTTGTAGCCCTCCTCCTTGTCGAGCCCGCCCTTCTCGGCGGTCTTGTGGGACCGCAGGTGGAATTCGCCGCTGCCGTCGACGCGGAACGGCAGGATGAAGCGGTCGAGATCGGTCGACGAGGGTTTCTTGCTCATGGGTGACGGTCCGCATTCCCAGACAGGTCGTCGTAGCGCGCTGAAGCGCAAAGTCTTGCCGCATCGTCATTGCGAGCGCAAGCGAAGCAATCCAGCAAAATCTCGCGGCGACAATAGAAGGCTGGATTACTTCGGAGCTCACGCTCCTCGCAATGACGGATGCGACTAGGCCAGTGTATCGAAAAGATCATTCCATTCCGGGTTCAGACTTTCGATCAAAGCGAGTTTCTTGGCTCGACTACCAGCCTTGATCTGCTTTTCGCGCGTGATCGCATCGATCATGCTCGCGTGCGTCTCGTACCAGATCAACAGCTTGCAGTCATATTTCGAGGAAAATCCCTTGATCAGACCCTCGCGGTGCTCGAAGGCGCGGCGCGGCAGATTGGACGTCACGCCCGTATAGATCGTGCCGTTGCGACGATTTGCCATCATGTAAACGCACGGCTGCTTCATGGCAAAAGACACTAGACCAACCACTTCGTCATTGCGAGCCAGCGGATCGCGCGAACGCGCCCGATGATAGGCTCCGCGAAGCAATCCACGAATCCCGATGCGACAACGGTCTGGATTGCTTCGTCGCTGACGCTCCTCGCAATGACGGCGGCTAGCTGCCCAACTGCTGCTCGATGAAGGCGGTGACGAAGCGCGGCATCGCCGGCGTGAGATCGGAGATCGATCGCACCAGAAGGATCGCGGCAAGCTCCGGATGCGATTGCCGCGCGAGATTGGCTTCGATCCGGGCACGCAAGGCCTCGCCAGGCGTGTCGACGTCGAGCAGACGGATCATCGCGACATAGGCGCTGCTTTCGATGCAGTGCCAATGCGCCGCCGCGCGGTACTCCGCAGATGTCAGCCCGGTCTCCTCCTCGGTCTCCCTGGCGACGCTGCCGGCGATATCGAGCCGGCCATCCCTGATATCGTCAGGGTCGGGCGTTCCGGACGGGAAATAGACGCGACCGGCGTTCGCCGTGTGTTTTCCCATCTCGCCCAGCACGAAAGCGCCGTCGCTGCCGCGCAGCGCGCCCATGCCGAAACCGTTGAAGACGCCAGCGTCGGCGAAGCCCCAGTCGCGCCAGGCGAGGAAGCTCGCGAAATCGGTCTCGAAATAGTCCGCGGCAAAGCGTGCGCCGTCGAAGACCGGATTGCGCCCGAGCAGCACACGTCCGTTCCAGAGCTTTGGCCGCTCGCGCTGCTTCTCGGCGAAATGCGCGTCGATCTCGGCGCTGCGCTCGCGGGCGAACGGCCAGGCCCAGGGCGTGATGCGCAGGTCGAGCGTCGTGACGCGGTGAATGCGCAGGTCAGTCATCGCGTGCCCGCGCTTGCACTGCCGGCGCGCTATTTCGCATTCAGCCCCGTCGTCTTCTTGGCCTGATCGACGAAGCGATTGGTGAACGTCTTGCTGACATCGACATTGGCCTTGGCGACGTCGGGCGAGCCTTCGCTGAACACGGCGAGCACCGCGTCGGCGCCCTTGGGATCCATCTTGCCGGTTTCCGAATACATCGGGATCGTGTTCTTCAGCGCCGCGAGATAGAGCGCCTTGTCCTTGCCGACCAGCTCATCCGGCATCTTCGCCATGATCTCTTCCGGCGAATGCGAATGGATCCAGGAAAGCGTGGCCAGGATCGCACCGGTGAGCGCCTGCGCCTCCTTCTCGTGAGCTTTGACCCAGGCCGCGGTTGAATAGAGCGCGCCGCCCGGATATTCGCCGCCGAAGGTCGCAAGCGTATCGTGCTGCGTGCGCGTGTCGGAGAGGATACGCAGGTCCGGATGGCTGCCCTGCAGCACGGTGACGGAGGGATCGAGCATCACGGCCGCGTCGATCTCGCCCTGCTCCATCGCGGCCACGGCGGTGGCGCCAAGCCCGACGCCGATCACCGCGGCGCTGGTGGGCTCGAGCCCGTTCTTCTTCAGGAGATATTTGAGAAAGAAATCGGTCGAGGAGCCCGGCGCGCTGACGCCGACCTTCTTGCCGGCGAGGTCCTTGACCGACTTGATCTCGCTCGTGTGCCTGGGCGACACCACCAGCACCAGCCCGGGATAGCGGTCGTAGACCACAAAGGACACGAGCTCCTGCTTCTTGGCGGCGAGGTTGACGCAATGGTCGAAATAGCCCGACACCACGTCGGCGCTGCCGCCGAGCACGGCTCTCAGCGCATCCGAGCCGCCCTTGAGGTCGACGAGTTCGACGGCGAGCCCCGCCTTGTCGTATTCGCCGAGCTGCTTTGCGAGCACCGTCGGCAGATAGCAGAGGCACGCGCCGCCGCCGACCGCGATGGTGATCTTGCTCTGCGCGGCCGCCAGACCCGAGGTCAGCGCCAGCGCAAGCAGGGTTCCGGCGAGCCGGCCAAACAGCTTTTTCATGGTTTCCTCCATCGTT
This genomic interval from Bradyrhizobium sp. NP1 contains the following:
- a CDS encoding pilus assembly protein N-terminal domain-containing protein, which produces MKAVFRELVVAAILLLIANVSAPGGDRAVVLRVGTASRLMLDQSFETVLVGDPHIVNVRTDDDRSVLVEPLNPGATNLVFIDARGIVIDNIRVSVCGAPAAGGCDAAASAGNSDQRFTPQPHGPDRARLG
- a CDS encoding TRAP transporter small permease — protein: MLLRILDRLEEIIIASLMGAATVITFIAVAHRFLVDVPLLYPILFQINLAWSQELCIYMFIWMAKFGAAYGVRTGIHVGVDVLINRLNDRWRKATILFGLAGGALFTAIVGTMGAKFVIELMHTDQVSPDLELPSWLVYACIPLGSYLMCFRFLQVMWAYFWTDELPHHDATHVEGIETSKNAPIALGEA
- a CDS encoding CAP domain-containing protein — its product is MLGFWLALAAPSAFAAESSPAELISGFRLQHGEGRVTRDATLDRIAMEQAKAMAASDKLDHSVLGSFSSRIAPARAGTAAENIAYGYENFPKTLDQWINSSGHRKNLLLRNASRVGIASARDPRGRRTYWAMVIAGDYEPKQPKGIKGRKDKEPLVAVVDKQPRVVKREVKREAAAGECHLKLLSLCF
- a CDS encoding 2-isopropylmalate synthase; amino-acid sequence: MTKASKSEKDRVIIFDTTLRDGEQCPGATMTFEEKLEVAEMLDDMGVDVIEAGFPITSEGDFQAVSEIARRSKNAVIAGLSRAHPKDIDRCAEAVKFAKRGRVHTVIATSPLHMKVKLNMTPEQVIETSIANVTRARNQIDDVEWSAEDGTRSEMDFLCRIVEAVIKAGATTVNIPDTVGYTVPEEYTHFMRTLIERVPNSDKAIFSVHCHNDLGMAVANSLAGIAGGARQVECTVNGIGERAGNAALEEIVMAINVRNDRFPWWNRIDTTRLTAASKLVSAATSFPVQYNKAIVGRNAFAHESGIHQDGVLKDASTYEIMRPEMVGLKQSSLVLGKHSGRHAFVHKLEEMGYKLGANQIEDAFVRMKALADRKKDIYDEDIEALLDEEIAASHDRIKLTSLTVIAGTHGPQRATMKLDVDGQIRIEEAEGNGPVDAVFNCIKRLVPHEAKLELYQVHAVTEGTDAQAEVSVRLAHEGRSMTARAADPDTLVASAKAYLGALNKIVMKRQRDGVPAAKVAG
- a CDS encoding ATP-dependent Clp protease adaptor ClpS, with the translated sequence MLEVLVFNDDVTPMDFVVNVLERVFGKSRDEAIKIMLEAHHDGQASCGVYAETHARDLASRAKVCAEQAGHPLKFSVAKATPSG
- a CDS encoding TRAP transporter large permease subunit, translating into MSAALIFGLLFALMLTGMPISISLGLTVLTFLFTMTEVPIESVGLKLFSGLDNFGIMAIPFFILAGTFLTRGGVARRMIAFTTSLVGHLPGGLGLAGVAACAMFAAISGSSVATVVAIGSIMMPAMVEYGYPKRFGVGVISTSGALGILVPPSIILVLYGVSTNTSIGALFMAGIVPGIILALMLAAVTWFVAWRNGYPRMKRATIGQQFKAFRESLWGLLLIGIVLGGIYGGVFTPTEAAAVAAVYAFCITVFIYKELKLTDVPKVLLQAASMSSMLLYIITNAVLFSFLMTHEQIPQTMAAWIIDKNFSIWMFLLVVNVILLLAGNVMDPSSILLIMAPILYPLATKLGVHPVHLGILMIVNTEVGLCHPPVGLNLYIASSIAKMGISEITIAVLPWLCAMLVFLGMITYVPEISLWLPRLLGMI
- a CDS encoding multidrug effflux MFS transporter, yielding MADINADVPIQVEVPRHRPMGFTEFVVVIAAIMALNPLAMDMMLPALPNIGASFHIDLANRLQEVLSAFLIGFGVGQFIIGPLSDSFGRRPVLLGGMVLYAIASVLAVAAPTFETLLLARALEGLGTSATRVIATSIVRDCYAGRRMASVVSLAMMVFIAVPVLAPSFGQAVMLITHWRGIFVALMAYGLVALVWSFLRLPETLPASERKAFSLSEVIDAYRQTVTNRQTLGYAVAAGGVQGALFAFVFCSQQVFTGIYKLGPYFPLAFAAVAIGVAIAGFLNARVVGRLGMRVMSHSALVGFLAVAVTMFVAAKLGALPLGLFMALAALMMFAFGLMVANFTALAMEPQGHIAGTASSLYGTITTLLGIGIGATIGQDYDGTLLPFATGFLLCTLATLAVVAITEKGRLFRPHPQPKA
- a CDS encoding TRAP transporter substrate-binding protein; translation: MRRLILAAASIAALTLIGPASAQTPIVIKFSHVVAADTPKGKAADKFKELAEKYTNGKVKVEVYPNSTLYKDKEELEALQLGAVQMLAPSNSKFGPIGIREFEVFDLPYILPDLKTLRKVTDGPLGAKLLKLLDSKGMTGLAYWDNGFKQMSANKKLLSPADYKGLKFRIQSSKVLEAQFRALGAIPQVMAFSEVYQALQTGVVDGQENTWSNIYTQKMHEVQKYATVTNHGYIGYVVVVNKKFWDGLPGDVRDQLAKAMKEATEYGNNQSAKENDDALDAIKKAGKTEIISLSPEQDEAMRKAMMPVYKDVASRVGQPLIDEFLKETGRGPMN
- a CDS encoding Spy/CpxP family protein refolding chaperone, which translates into the protein MRKFTIAAIAALAIAGSTAVYAQHRPWFHHHHFSAEDRAAFVDARIAAVHAGLKLNADQEKLWPPVEGAVRDFAKLRLDRANARMKATDDAQDQKAEDPVARLRQRADDMTASAAAMRKIADAADPLYKTLDEGQKRRLSMLTRGRFGGEGWRHRWMERGGWDRGDGEKDGGRGERL